Proteins found in one Zea mays cultivar B73 chromosome 1, Zm-B73-REFERENCE-NAM-5.0, whole genome shotgun sequence genomic segment:
- the LOC103630678 gene encoding uncharacterized protein produces the protein MEAGRESSKAKRARAAMSNEDDTTSQGNAGGGAAASAAETEGDEMAVVAAEAEAEADEQVGSAETEEHIQRILLAIDNYTRQVSDMLDAGRALFKDLAADFEDRLCSIHKERVERWEEEIRELRARDVANEQARALLHNAQLHLLHTVRD, from the exons ATGGAGGCGGGGAGGGAGAGCTCCAAGGCcaagcgcgcgcgcgccgccatg AGCAACGAGGACGACACGACGAGCCAGGGTAACGCAGGAGGTGGCGCGGCGGCGTCCGCCGCGGAGACGGAGGGGGACGAGATGGCCGTGGTGGCGgcagaggcggaggcggaggcggacgaGCAGGTGGGGTCGGCGGAGACGGAGGAGCACATCCAGCGCATCCTCCTCGCCATCGACAACTACACCCGCCAG GTGTCTGACATGCTGGATGCCGGGCGCGCGCTGTTCAAGGACCTCGCCGCCGACTTCGAGGACCGCCTCTGCTC GATCCACAAGGAGAGGGTGGAGCGGTGGGAGGAGGAGATCCGGGAGCTGCGCGCCCGCGACGTCGCCaacgagcaggcccgcgccctccTCCACAACGCCCAGCTGCACCTCCTCCACACCGTCCGCGACTAA